TGATAAAACTTTACCTTGATTCTTTTTCTATTCATGTCAAAATCAAAGTTTCCCAACCGCGATGCAGATCGATACTCCACAGTCGAACCCTTACCCGGTGGGAACCAGAACTCAACATCATCCACAAGCTGGTTAGCACATAACAGAGCAGAGAGAATTAGAGCAAGTTCTTGATATCATCTAAAAGTATTAAACAATAATTTATTTCATGATGAGCCTCCTTGGATGACAATTACACATACCCCCAAGATTGAGCTTTGGTACTCCACGAGAAGATAGTCTTCTTTCCTTTCAACTATTTTTGGTGTAAACTTGTCTGGTCTTGTTGATTCTATCTGCAGATAAATCCAGGAGTGATTTTTAGCTTTACTTCAATGATTCGAGAAGTGCAAAAAACCAGCTACTACAATCTTTGTTCATAGCCAGGGACAAGGGAAAGAAAATTAGTACATTACAATCTAGAGGTAAAACTAGTGATTTCAATCATATCTATTACCACTTCAATCAGTTCCTCTATTGCCTCTTCTCTGCTCACAGGGTTTTTCCTACTTTCAGGGCTATAGTTCCTGtacaaaagaataaaaaaacttAAGATGGAGTGACAACATGATTCTTCTTTATTAGTCTAATAAAGTCTGGATCTTGGTAGGACCATACTCAAAGGAAGCACCAAGCTAAATaaaactaaataataataaaaagaaataaaacattGCACTACTTCCACCTACCAATATATAAGTCAATGAACTCAACAGCTCGGGGGTCAAACCAACACTGATTGTCTAACTTAAAAACGTGATAAATGATTCTAATTGCACTATTTCAACGTGATTCATGCAACCACGGTGAAGCCAAAGTTAAGCACTGAAGCAACTTGTCTTAGCTTATGCAAGtgtccaccatgattttggtCTCACCGTGATTTTCCACCAGATATCCAAACATGCAAATACTTCCAAATTTGGTTTAGCAGACCTCCTAGTAATGCCATTTTACCAACATCATTTACTGTACCAGAAGTTTAGGCCAAATAAACGTGTTGGATAACTTGTGAAGCTACAATTtgtgactttttttttcctaGAAGTGATTAATTATGATACTCAAATGCAAAGCAAAGATGCTCTAGCCTCTAAGGCTTCAACTCATTCATATAATCTCACAATATCAaggttaaattaaaattaacatgAGCAGAAAAGAAGGGAAGTTTACCAAGGAGGAGCATAATGGATGAGATCAGTGACATTCTCAGAGGTTGAAACGCAGTTCTTAGTTGCTGGACACAGAGCTAATGCTGGTGGGTTTTTCTGAACTCCAAGATAATCAGGCTTTTTCCCACTGCATCAAACAAAATTAATCTCCTTTTTCACTACCTAAATTTCTCATCATATATTCATCAAGTAGtgacattcaaattaaaacaaaaagtgattttccaATGTAACAATGAGAAACAAGGAGGAGGAGGGGTACCTCAGATTGAAGAGGGCACCAATGGTTGCTAACTCGCTGCTTCTCAATATGAGTGCTCTTTAAGATAAGAAAAAGTTCAAAGTGTGAGATATTCAGAataatcaaaataattaatcaGGAGGAAAGGAAGTTGTAAGAGATTGAGAGAGCAACCTACCTTCGGTTGATTTGGCCGGTGGGGATGTCGTTGTCCTcctgcttctgcttcttctgACAGAGGTGAATACGAGAAAGAGAGTAACTACTAATGTTGGGTTTGGTGTGAAACTTGAGGTTGCAGAAGAAGCTTGAAGATGCCATTGAAGCCATTGTTACTTTGTCAGGTgctgaaaatgaaaatggaaaTGAAAGAAAGCACTTAATATTGGGAATTTACAAGAAGGCACTTTCAGAATAACAACTTTGGGAGTAGGAACAAGGACGGTGGTCTTCGTTTCCACGCCCATATTTTTTTCGTGGATATTAAGGACGGTGGGTCTCTTAACGATTTCGTACAGGGAggcaatgttttttttttttttggcttaattgcacttttgctcccttaAGTATCATCGTTGTGCGATTTGCCTCCCTTAAGTTTAAAAGGAGCGATTTGCCTCCCTTATGTATCAATTTGTGCCAAATTGATCATTGTGTTAAGTAGACATCCAACTACTAACGGAGGAAGCTTACATGGCCTTATTAAATGACGTGTCTCTGACATAT
This portion of the Lotus japonicus ecotype B-129 chromosome 3, LjGifu_v1.2 genome encodes:
- the LOC130742848 gene encoding uncharacterized protein LOC130742848, with amino-acid sequence MASMASSSFFCNLKFHTKPNISSYSLSRIHLCQKKQKQEDNDIPTGQINRRALILRSSELATIGALFNLSGKKPDYLGVQKNPPALALCPATKNCVSTSENVTDLIHYAPPWNYSPESRKNPVSREEAIEELIEVIESTRPDKFTPKIVERKEDYLLVEYQSSILGLVDDVEFWFPPGKGSTVEYRSASRLGNFDFDMNRKRIKALREELEKKGWASQDSI